A stretch of Bacteroidota bacterium DNA encodes these proteins:
- the murF gene encoding UDP-N-acetylmuramoyl-tripeptide--D-alanyl-D-alanine ligase, whose protein sequence is MKLSLKDLEKLKPIEIINKELLKNTKITGVSTDSRTIQPGDVFVALRGEKFDGHQFIDAVVKNGAAAVIVDETWKKENPESAQRLASAVTVVPDTTTALGKLANIYRRKFSTPIVAVGGSNGKTTTKEMVSAVLRTTFDVLSTEGNLNNHIGVPQTLFRLRPKHDVAVIELGTNHFGELKYLCGLVEPTHALITNIGREHLEFFGDENGVAKEETELFKSVAAKGFAFVNADDVRLSKAGNKVRRTLKFGTARTADIRARHVRSNEFGQPAFDLMVNKKSSPVQLSVSGMHNVSNALAAAAVGVKFKVPQKEIISAVEHYIGANKRMEVLKRNNITILNDTYNANPDSVLAALKTLQSLKTAGKKIVVLADMLELGEQAEHEHAKIGLAVSDMEFEYLLTFGPLSRFTHEASKLAFAEHFETKEALIASLKSQITAGDAVLIKGSRGMKMEEVTSQI, encoded by the coding sequence ATGAAGTTGTCATTGAAAGATCTCGAAAAGCTCAAGCCGATCGAGATCATCAACAAAGAGCTGTTGAAGAATACAAAGATCACAGGCGTATCGACAGATTCGAGGACCATTCAGCCGGGAGACGTTTTTGTCGCTCTGCGAGGAGAGAAGTTCGACGGGCACCAGTTTATCGATGCCGTGGTCAAAAACGGAGCCGCAGCGGTGATCGTGGATGAAACGTGGAAGAAGGAAAACCCTGAATCGGCGCAGCGATTGGCGAGCGCGGTGACAGTCGTTCCCGACACGACAACGGCTCTTGGCAAGCTCGCCAATATCTATCGGAGAAAATTTTCAACGCCGATCGTGGCGGTCGGCGGAAGCAACGGAAAAACAACAACAAAGGAAATGGTGAGCGCAGTGCTGAGGACGACGTTCGACGTCTTGAGCACCGAAGGGAATCTCAATAACCATATCGGAGTACCGCAGACGCTTTTCCGATTGAGGCCGAAACACGATGTCGCGGTGATCGAACTGGGCACGAACCATTTTGGCGAGCTGAAATACTTGTGCGGCCTGGTCGAGCCGACGCACGCGCTTATTACGAACATCGGCAGGGAACATCTGGAGTTTTTTGGCGATGAAAACGGGGTTGCAAAAGAAGAAACCGAGCTGTTCAAAAGCGTGGCGGCAAAAGGATTCGCTTTTGTCAACGCCGACGACGTGCGCCTTTCGAAAGCGGGAAATAAAGTCAGGCGGACATTGAAATTCGGGACGGCACGCACGGCAGACATCCGGGCTCGTCACGTCCGATCGAACGAATTCGGTCAGCCGGCATTCGACCTCATGGTCAACAAAAAATCGAGCCCGGTACAGCTTTCGGTTTCGGGAATGCACAATGTTTCGAACGCCCTGGCTGCTGCTGCGGTCGGTGTGAAATTCAAGGTTCCACAGAAAGAAATTATCTCAGCGGTGGAACATTACATCGGAGCGAACAAGAGGATGGAAGTACTCAAGCGGAACAATATAACGATCCTGAACGATACATATAACGCCAACCCCGATTCGGTTCTTGCCGCGCTGAAAACCCTTCAGTCCCTGAAGACCGCCGGAAAAAAAATTGTTGTCCTTGCAGACATGCTTGAGCTTGGCGAACAAGCAGAACACGAGCATGCAAAGATCGGCCTCGCCGTGAGCGACATGGAATTTGAATATTTGCTCACGTTCGGCCCCCTCTCGCGGTTCACTCACGAGGCGTCGAAACTGGCTTTCGCAGAACATTTTGAGACAAAAGAAGCGTTGATCGCTTCGCTGAAAAGTCAAATCACAGCCGGCGATGCCGTTCTTATCAAGGGCTCGCGCGGAATGAAAATGGAAGAAGTGACGTCGCAAATTTAA